In Mastacembelus armatus chromosome 5, fMasArm1.2, whole genome shotgun sequence, a single genomic region encodes these proteins:
- the pfkmb gene encoding phosphofructokinase, muscle b, which translates to MAHSAPIDPTRMGEGRAIAVLTSGGDAQGMNAAVRATVRVGIYTGAKVYFVHEGYQGLVDGGDHIQLATWESVSMMLQLGGTVIGSARCKDFRTKEGRAKAACNLVKLGITNLCVIGGDGSLTGANQFRTEWSELLAELVKTGKITPNEAKNSSHLNIVGMVGSIDNDFCGTDMTIGTDSALHRIIEIVDAITTTAQSHQRTFILEVMGRHCGYLALVTALACGADWVFIPEMPPDEGWEEHLCRRLREQRDRGSRLNIIIVAEGAMNRNGKLITCDDVKELISKKMGFDTRTTILGHVQRGGTPSAFDRILASRMGVEAVMALLEATPDTPACVVSLSGNMAVRLPLMECVQVTKDVTIAMAEGRYEEAVKLRGKSFENNWNTYKMLAHIHPPDTKSNINIAILNVGAPCAGMNAAVRAAVRIGLLQGHQMLAVHDGFEGLAQGMVEPIGWSGVAGWTGKGGSLLGTKRSLPQEFIEEISLTITKFNIHGLVIIGGFEAFMGGLEIVQAREKYEELCVPLVVIPATVSNNIPGSDFSIGTDTALNTITMTCDRIKQSAAGTKRRVFIVETMGGYCGYLATMAGLASGADAAYVFEDPFNIHDLQINVEHLVDKMKTTVKRGLILRNEKCNANYTTDFVFNLYSEEGKGVFDCRKNVLGHMQQGGTPSPFDRNFATKMGIKSVLWLTDKLKECYRHGRIFANAQDSACLLGMRKRSLVFQPLAELKEVTDFEHRIPKIQWWVKLRPILKILAKYKIRLDTSEKAEMEHVIKKQSLVP; encoded by the exons ATGGCACATTCAGCTCCAATCGACCCAACCAGGATGGGAGAGGGTCGGGCGATTGCCGTGCTGACCTCGGGAGGCGATGCCCAGG GCATGAATGCAGCTGTGAGGGCCACAGTTCGAGTAGGAATTTACACTGGAGCCAAGGTGTATTTTGTCCATGAG GGTTACCAAGGTCTAGTGGATGGTGGAGACCACATCCAGCTTGCTACCTGGGAGAGCGTGTCAATGATGCTGCAGCTG GGGGGGACTGTGATTGGTAGTGCCCGGTGCAAGGATTTCCGCACCAAGGAAGGACGTGCAAAGGCAGCCTGTAACTTAGTCAAACTGGGCATCACCAATCTGTGTGTGATCGGAGGTGATGGCAGCCTGACGGGAGCCAACCAGTTCAGAACAGAGTGGAGTGAGCTGCTTGCAGAACTGGTCAAAACTG GTAAGATCACGCCCAATGAAGCCAAGAATTCCTCTCATCTCAACATCGTTGGCATGGTGGGCTCCATTGACAATGACTTTTGTGGCACTGACATGACCATCGGGACAGACTCTGCCCTGCATCGCATTATAGAGATAGTGGATGCCATCaccaccacagcacagag TCACCAGAGGACTTTCATCCTGGAGGTAATGGGCAGGCACTGTGG GTACCTGGCTTTAGTGACAGCTCTGGCCTGTGGTGCCGACTGGGTGTTCATCCCAGAGATGCCCCCAGATGAGGGTTGGGAAGAGCATCTGTGCAGAAGACTGAGAGAG CAAAGAGACCGGGGCTCCCGTTTGAATATTATCATTGTTGCAGAGGGAGCAATGAATCGCAACGGTAAACTTATCACCTGTGATGATGTCAAAGAG CTTATATCAAAGAAGATGGGCTTTGACACTCGTACCACCATCCTGGGTCATGTGCAAAGAGGTGGAACCCCCTCCGCCTTTGACAGGATCCTG GCAAGTCGGATGGGGGTGGAGGCTGTGATGGCGCTGCTGGAGGCCACACCAGACACTCCTGCATGTGTAGTCAGTCTCTCTGGAAACATGGCTGTTAGGCTGCCTCTCATGGAGTGTGTGCAAGTG ACTAAAGATGTCACTATAGCCATGGCTGAAGGGAGATATGAAGAGGCAGTGAAGCTCAGGGGAAA GAGCTTTGAGAACAACTGGAATACTTACAAAATGCTGGCTCATATCCACCCCCCAGATACAAAG AGTAACATCAACATTGCTATACTGAATGTGGGAGCTCCGTGTGCTGGGATGAACGCTGCAGTTCGTGCAGCTGTCAGGATTGGGCTCCTCCAGGGCCACCAGATGCTGGCAGTGCACGACGGCTTTGAAGGCTTGGCTCAAGGAATG GTTGAGCCTATTGGCTGGTCTGGAGTGGCAGGATGGACTGGAAAGGGGGGCTCCCTTCTGGGAACTAAAAG ATCCCTGCCACAGGAGTTCATAGAGGAGATCAGCCTAACCATCACTAAGTTCAACATTCATGGTTTAGTCATTATTGGAGGTTTTGAG GCATTTATGGGAGGTCTGGAGATTGTCCAGGCTAGAGAGAAGTATGAGGAACTGTGTGTTCCCCTTGTTGTTATTCCGGCTACTGTCTCCAACAATATTCCTGGTTCTGACTTCAGTATTGGCACTGACACTGCCCTCAACACCATAACCATG ACATGTGACAGGATCAAACAATCAGCTGCTGGCACCAAGAGGAGAGTGTTCATTGTTGAGACTATGGGAGGATACTGCGGCTACCTGGCAACCATGGCTGGTTTGGCATCTGGAGCTGATGCTGCCTACGTTTTTGAGGACCCTTTCAACATTCATGACCTACAG ATAAATGTGGAGCACCTGGTGGACAAGATGAAGACTACAGTGAAAAGAGGACTCATTCTCAG AAATGAGAAATGCAATGCAAACTACACCACAGACTTTGTTTTCAACCTTTACTCAGAGGAGGGCAAGGGTGTGTTTGACTGCAGGAAGAATGTGCTCGGACACATGCAGCAG GGTGGAACACCCAGTCCTTTTGATAGGAATTTTGCCACAAAGATGGGGATCAAATCTGTGCTTTGGTTGACCGACAAGCTGAAGGAATGCTACAGACACG GCCGCATCTTTGCTAACGCTCAAGATTCAGCCTGTTTGCTGGGCATGAGGAAGAGATCTTTGGTCTTCCAGCCACTGGCAGAACTTAAAGAAGTCACCGACTTTGA acaTCGTATTCCAAAGATTCAGTGGTGGGTAAAACTGAGGCCCATCTTGAAGATCCTGGCCAAGTACAAGATCAGACTGGACACCTCTGAAAAGGCTGAGATGGAACATGTCATTAAGAAACAAAGCCTAGTTCCTTAG